The stretch of DNA GCGGTCGTCACCGGGCTCGTGCTCGGGACGATCTACGGGTGGGTCGGTGGGCAGACGATGCTCGGCTCGCTCGGGACCGTCGTCACCCCGGTGCTGCCGCCGGCGACCGTCGCGGTGGTGGTGGTCGGAGCCCTCGTGCTCGCGGTCGTCGCCACGGTCGCACCGGTCCGGCGGGCGATGCGGGTGTCACCGACCGAGGCGCTCGCCGTCGACTGAGCGCGCGCGGGTCGCGGGGAGCGCCGGGCGTCATCCACTTGCACCGCGCTGGTGTACCAGTGCTACGGTGGCAGCGATGTACTCGGCGCTCCTCCTCCTTCGCTGCCGCGACGAGGCCTGACACACGGCCCACCTCGTCGCGGAGTCCGTCGTGGCCCCCACAGCGCCGATGCCGGCGAGACGACGAAAGCGACGACCATGCAGAACACCCAGCGCCCCTCCGGGATGCCGATCCACAAGTACGTCCCCTTCCACGAGCAGATCCGCGTCGACCTGCCGGACCGCACCTGGCCGACCAAGCGCATCGACCGCGCGCCGCGGTGGTGCGCCGTCGACCTCCGTGACGGCAACCAGGCCCTGATCGACCCGATGGACTCCGAGCGCAAGCGCGCCATGTTCGACCTGCTCGTCCGGATGGGCTACAAGGAGATCGAGGTCGGGTTCCCCAGCGCGTCGCAGACCGACTTCGACTTCGTGCGGTCCCTCATCGAGGACGGCGCGATCCCGGACGACGTCACGATCCAGGTGCTGACCCAGGCACGCGAGCACCTGATCGACCGCACGTACGAGGCGATCGACGGGGCGAAGCAGGCCATCGTGCACCTCTACAACTCGACGTCGATCGTCCAGCGCGAGGTCGTGTTCCGCACCGACGTCCAGGGCGTCGTCGACATCGCCGTCGCGGGTGCCCGGATGTGCAAGGCGGCCGAGGCCCGGCTGCAGCTCGGCACGCAGGTCTTCTACGAGTACTCTCCGGAGTCCTACACGGGCACCGAGCTCGAGGTCGCGGCCCGCATCTGCAACGCGGTGCTCGAGGTGTTCGAGCCCACGCCCGACCGCAAGGTGATCATCAACCTGCCCGCGACGGTCGAGATGGCGACCCCGAACGTCTACGCCGACTCCATCGAGTGGATGTCGCGCAACCTCGACCACCGCGAGGACGTCATCCTGTCGCTGCACCCGCACAACGACCGCGGCACCGCCGTCGCCGCCGCCGAGCTCGGGTACATGGCCGGTGCCGACCGCATCGAGGGGTGCCTGTTCGGCAACGGGGAGCGCACCGGCAACGTCGACCTCGTCGCACTGGGCATGAACCTGTTCACGCAGGGCATCGACCCGGAGGTCGACTTCTCGGACATCGACCAGGTCAAGCGCACCGTCGAGTACTGCAACCAGCTGCCGGTGCCCGAGCGGCAGCCGTGGGCCGGTGACCTCGTCTACACGGCGTTCAGCGGCTCGCACCAGGACGCCATCAACAAGGGCTTCGAGGCGATGAAGGCGAAGGCCGCCGCGGCGGGCAAGTCCGTCGACGACATCGCCTGGGCGGTGCCCTACCTGCCGGTCGACCCGAAGGACATCGGCCGCTCGTACGAGGCGGTGATCCGCGTCAACTCGCAGTCGGGCAAGGGCGGCGTCGCGTACCTGCTCAAGACCGACCACGCGATCGACCTGCCCCGCAAGCTGCAGATCGAGTTCTCCGGCGTCGTGCAGCAGCGCACCGACACCGAGGGCGGCGAGTTCTCGTCCGAGCGCATCTGGGACCTGTTCCGCGACGAGTACCTGCCCGCCGACGACGAGTCGGACAAGTGGGGCCGGTACGAGATCACGAAGACGGCGACGTCGAGCGACTTCGACGGCACGACGAAGCTCAGCGTCGCGATGCGCGTCGACGAGGGCGCCGTCACCGCCGACGCGGTCGGCACCGGTCCGGTCGACGCCTTCCTCACGGTCATGCGGGAGCAGGGCGTCGCGGTCACGCTGTACGACTACTCGGAGCACACGATGAGTGCCTCCGGTGACGCCAAGGCGGCGGCGTACGTCGAGCTGGACGTCGACGGCACGCGCCTGTGGGGCGTCGGGATCGACGCCGACATCGCGACCGCTTCGCTCAAGGCGATCGTCTCCGCGGTGAACCGCGCGGTGCGCGCCGGCGCAGCGACCGGCACACCAGAGCTGGTCACGGCGTAGGTCGCCGGGCTTCACGTCGTCACCACGGACGGGAGGCGCGGTGCGGGTCCGGCCCGCACCGCGCCTCCCGCCCGTGCGTGCGCCCGCCGCATCGGTGCTGCCGCCGCGGAGCGCCGCGGCGCCAGCCGAAGTCGCACGACGTGCCGCTCACCTTCGCTCGCGGCGGCGTGTCGTGCGACCTCGACGTGCTGCACGCGGCCTGTCGTGCGACCCGGCGACGCCGACGCCGACGCCGACGCCGGCCGCCAGCCGCCGCCGCGGCCACCGGCGCGGCGCTGTCGGCGGGGCGGG from Curtobacterium sp. SGAir0471 encodes:
- the leuA gene encoding 2-isopropylmalate synthase; translation: MQNTQRPSGMPIHKYVPFHEQIRVDLPDRTWPTKRIDRAPRWCAVDLRDGNQALIDPMDSERKRAMFDLLVRMGYKEIEVGFPSASQTDFDFVRSLIEDGAIPDDVTIQVLTQAREHLIDRTYEAIDGAKQAIVHLYNSTSIVQREVVFRTDVQGVVDIAVAGARMCKAAEARLQLGTQVFYEYSPESYTGTELEVAARICNAVLEVFEPTPDRKVIINLPATVEMATPNVYADSIEWMSRNLDHREDVILSLHPHNDRGTAVAAAELGYMAGADRIEGCLFGNGERTGNVDLVALGMNLFTQGIDPEVDFSDIDQVKRTVEYCNQLPVPERQPWAGDLVYTAFSGSHQDAINKGFEAMKAKAAAAGKSVDDIAWAVPYLPVDPKDIGRSYEAVIRVNSQSGKGGVAYLLKTDHAIDLPRKLQIEFSGVVQQRTDTEGGEFSSERIWDLFRDEYLPADDESDKWGRYEITKTATSSDFDGTTKLSVAMRVDEGAVTADAVGTGPVDAFLTVMREQGVAVTLYDYSEHTMSASGDAKAAAYVELDVDGTRLWGVGIDADIATASLKAIVSAVNRAVRAGAATGTPELVTA